Within Sander vitreus isolate 19-12246 unplaced genomic scaffold, sanVit1 ctg473_0, whole genome shotgun sequence, the genomic segment taatTAACTATTATAGTATCATTTTTCAGGGAATTATGCATGACTGatttatttaacatatttaaaaacaatctcacggaccccctgcagtgctccaaagtacccctaggggtacacgtacccccatttgagaaacccTGGCCTAACCTAACAGCCACGGTCCTGATTCAGCTGAGGCACAACGTTGGTTAACAACCCAGAGTTAGTTTACAGACAGgtaagacaggcagacagacaggcagacaggtaagagagacagacagacagagagacagagaaagagggagagacagatacacagacagagagacagacagaggaagagggagagacagacagacagagagacagacagtcaacgcagggtttcccaatccagcgacgcgcgttcacataaaagaggcggtgtttgcacaacttgaccaatcacaaacatctgtgtgtgtgtgtgtgtgtgtgtgtgtgtgtgtgagtgtgtgtgtgtgtgtgtgtgtgtgtgtgtgtgtgtgtgtgtgtgtgtgtgtgtgtgtgtgtgtgtgtgtgtgtctcctcagcGAGTGTATAAAGATCCAGCCCACGGACATCCAGCCTGATGTCTTCAGCTTCCTGCTCCACATAATGTACACTGGCGTGTGTCCCAAGCAGCCGGTGGACCAATGCCGGCTGCAAGAAGGCATCAAGTTCCTACACGCCTACCAGCTGTGTCGCAAACCCGGCGAGGGCACCCCCGAGGCCGCGGCCGACATGGTCCGCATGTCCAACCTGTACGGCATCCAGATCTCCTCGCAGCTGGCCACCAAGGAGGCCGCGGGGGCCCCAAAGAGCGCCGACAGCGTGTCCTGTGGCGCCCAGGAGGACGGACGGAGGGGGCGGGCCCTCGCCATCGGGCTGGAGGGGATCCCGTCAGAGCGCCAGGCCGCCTTGCGCAACGTGTGCTCCGTAGCGTCCGGAGGTGACTCGGACATCTCGGCGCGCGTGAAGCAGGAgcgggtggaggaggaggaggaggatggcgAGGAAGCCCAGGGGGCGGAGTCTCAGGGCAGCAGCCCCGGCTTCAGAGAGCGAGCGCTGGCGCTGCTTTGTCCGCGCTGTGGCGAGCGTTGCTCCTCCCCCGAGGACCTACGGGAGCACCTGTTCAGCCACGCCCTCGACCCCGCCCGCCTTGTGGAGGGGCTGTCGCAGGACGCGGGCGCCGAGCAGCTGCCGACGGGTGGCGCCGAGCAGCTGGACGCCGGCTGTCTGGAGGAGGCGCTGAGACAGAGCCAGGCGCTCGCCAATCAGCTGGCTGCCGAGCTGCGGAGGAGCAGAGGGGGGGCGGGGGAGGGCGGGGCCACGGCCGCCACCGCTGGCGTGCTGCACTCTCGTAAACGTAAGATCGCATGCGCCGTGTGCAGCATGCGCTTCTCGCACAAGAGTCAGCTGCAAGAGCACATGTACAGCCACACGGGCAAGCCCGCACGCCATCAGCGGTACAACCGGCTCTGCAGCCAGCTCTGCCATGCCTCGGCACACTTCTGTGAGGCCGCCGCCGAGGCCGGGGCCGCGTCCGGCGAGGGGGGCGGGCTCTGTGAGGACGCCAACAGAGACGCACAGGACAACGGCAGCTCGTGTTACTCGCTGGACTCTGAAGTCTCCCAGGAGAGCGCGGACGGCGCAGCGGTGGAGTGACCACGTGTTGTATAAAAACACTCGGGATTATGTCATCATCTGACGCATTTTGTAATAAGACCGTAAACGTAATGAAAATATCACGATcagatttttaggctcacgattcaattcaaaaaacgattctcagtatgtaaatgtaattacTTTTACCAAGTGATTACAGCGGACATAcacttcaaatgtatttttatttaaagagctcatattctgctgactttcaggttcataactgtatttagaggtcgtatcagaacaggtttacatggtttcatattttagttgttctgctcattgctgcagctcctcttttcaccctgtgttcaggtctctgttttagctacagagtgagacctctcactgctggaacatctttgttggcagtcgcacacgctcagtagctaggtaaggactacatgctcagtagctaggtaaggactacatgctcagtagctaggtaaggactacacgctcagtagctaggtaaggactacacgctcagtagctaggtaggactacacgctcagtagctaggtaggactacgtgctcagtagctaggtaaggaccacgcgctcagtagctaggtaaggaccacacgctcagtagctaggtaaggactacatgctcagtagctaggtaaggactacatgctcagtagctaggtaaggactacatgctcagtagctaggtaaggactacacgctcagtagctaggtaaggactacatgctcagtagctaggtaaggactacatgctcagtagctaggtaaggactacatgctcagtagctaggtaaggactacatgctcagtagctaggtaaggactacacgctcagtagctagtcaaggactacacgctcagtagctaggtaaggactacatgctcagtagctaggtaaggactacacgctcagtagctaggtaaggactacacgctcagtagccaggtaaggactacacgctcagtagctaggtaaggactacacgctcagtagctaggtaaggactacacgctcagtagctaggtaaggactacacgctcagtagctaggtaggaCTACAtgtcagtagctaggtaaggactacatgctcagtagctaggtaaggactacacgctcagtagctaggtaaggactacatgagctagctaggtatgactacacgctcagtagctaggtaaggactacacgctcagtagctaggtaaggactacatgctcagtagctaggtaaggactacatgctcagtagctaggtaaggactacacgctcagtagctaggtaaggactacatgctcagtagctaggtaaggactacatgctcagctagctaggtaaggactacatgagctagctaggtaaggactacatgctcagtagccaggtaaggactacatgctcagtagctaggtaaggaccacatgctcagtagctaggtaaggactacacgctcagtagctaggtaaggactacacgctcagtagctaggtatgactacacgctcagtagctaggtaaggactacatgctcagtagctaggtaaggactacatgctcagtagctaggtaaggactacatgctcagtagctaggtaaggactacacgctcagtagctagggtaaggactacatgagctagctaggtaaggactacatgctcagtagctaggtaaggactacatgctcagtagctaggtaaggaccacatgctcagtagctaggtaaggactacacgctcagtagctaggtaaggaccacatgctcagtagccagggtaaggaccacatgctcagtagctaggtaaggactacacgctcagtagctaggtaaggactacatgagctagctaggtaaggactacatgctcagtagctaggtaaggactacatgagctagctaggtaaggactacatgctcagtagctaggtaaggactacatgagctagctaggtaaggactacatgcccagtagctaggtaaggactacatgctcagtagctaggtaaggactacatgctcagtagctaggtaaggactacacgcccagtagctaggtaaggactacatgctcagtagctaggtaaggactacatgagctagctaggtaaggactacgtgctcagtagctaggtaaggactacatgagctagctagctgtttctccaacttcagtagaacaaggcaggattagctgggagacttcttctaaacgagggaacacttccacctttgtgtgaatacctgcagaacagggacatggaagtagttcttttggagattatggtgaactagtgtgtgttgtagcagtgttctgccattgagaacgagctagcatgctaacggttagccccctagccccctcgtctcagctagtgacgtagaaagccgtgcagatgttgaccagctgacccagagactgaagacaggactcattcagaaaccgtatctcactcagaacagcatggagggttatcaacgtctgtatgaagcaccagagacactaaataactccccaaatcacagaaaaagagattttttcataatatgggctctttaaaacTAAGAATGGATTTTGAATCAGTAAAGTGATttgaatgtgaatgaatgtcTATTATTGTCAGTTATCACATATGATAATATATCATGGTGACgatatgtattatttattagcttgtcatgttttattttgaatgtctTTCAAAGCCAGTAGAGAGAAATAATGTTTGTACATCTTTCACATTTTGTACGAGCCGCCTCGTGATGTAATAGATTACTCTTACCCATGCTGAGTAATCTATTACATGTCTGAGTTTTACATGTGGAGGTTTTATTCCAGAATGTGTTGACTGCTGGGTCAGGAAATGGATTTATGacttaaaaacaaagagaaaatgtgGTTTCATGTacaatgtgagtgtgtgtgtgtgtgtgtgtgtgtctctgtgtgtctctgtgtgtgtgtgtgtgtgtgtctctgtgtgtctctgtgtgtgtgtgtgtgtgtgtgtgtgtgtgtgtgtgtgtgtgtgtgtgtgtgtgtctctgtgtgtctctgtgtgtgtgtgtgtgtgtgtgtgtctctgtctgtgtgtgtgtgtgtgtgtgtgtgtgtgtgtgtgtgtgtctgtgtgtgtgtgtgtgtgtgtttgtgtgtgtgtgtgtgtgtgtgtctctgtgtgtgtgtgtgtgtgtgtgtgtctgtctgtgtgtgtgtgtgtgtgtgtctgtgtgtgtgtgtgtgtgtgtgtgtgtctgtgtgtgtgtgtgtgtgtgtgtgtgtgtctctgtgtgtgtgtgtgtgtgtgtgtgtctgtgtgtgtgtgtgtgtgtgtctgtgtgtgtgtgtgtgtgtgtatctgtgtgatgtgtgtgtgctgtgtgtgtgtgtgtgtgtgtgtgtgtgtgtctctgtgtgtgtgtgtgtctgtctgtgtgtgtgtgtgtgtgtgtgtgtgtgtgtctgtgtgtgtgtgtgtgtgtgtgtgtgtctctgtgtgtgtgtgtgtgtgtgtgtgtgtgtgtgtctcgtgtgtgtgtgtgtgtctctgtgtgtgtgtgtgtgtgtgtgtgtctgtgtgtgtgtgtgtgtgtctcgtgctgtgtgtgtgtgtgtgtctgtgtgtgtcgtgtgtgtgtgtgtgtgtgtcgtgtctgtgtgtgtgtgtgtgtcgtgtgtgtgtgtgtgtgtgtgtctgtgtgtgtgtgtgtgtgtgtgtgtgtgtctctgtctgtgtgtgtgtgtttgtgtgtgtgtgtgtgtgtgtgtgtgtgtatgtatctctgtgtgtgtgtgtatctctgtgtgtgtgtgtgtgtgtgtgtgtgtatctctgtgtgtgtgtgtgtgtgtgtgtgtgtgtgtgtgtgtgtctctctgtgtgtgtgtgtgtgtgtgtgtgtgtgtgtgtgtgtgtgtgtgtgtctctctgtgtgtgtgtgtgtgtgtgtgtgtgtgtgtgtgtgtgtgtgtgtgtgtgtgtgtgtgtgtgtgtgtgtgtgtgtgtgtgtatctctctgtgtgtgtgtgtgtgtgtgtgtgtgtgtgtgtgtgtgtgtgtgtgtgtgtgtgtgtgtgtgtgtctctctgtgtgtgtgtgtgtgtgtctccacctCTGCTACATTCTGCAGAGTTTAActctgaaaactgtaaaaacatccagattctgtgtgtttctgtgaaaaCGTTGAATCCTGATCTTCCCACGCTCACCAGCGGTCAGCGAACGCCTCCGAAACGATGCGTTCACACGCGTGACTGGTTCTTCGATGTAAAGCTCACATCCGTGTGTCGTGAGACGTTTTATTGTGAAAAGACGCGTCAGTGCCTTCCTGTGGTCGTTGGTGGTTGTTTGTGTTCATCGGTAGATTTAAGCTTCGTGACAATCTGAGAAGTAGAAAATAATCATCTACAAAGTTCACCAGCtttctgtaacacacacacacacacacacacacacacacacacacacacacacacacacacacacagacacacactgactgcactacacacagagtacacacacacactcacacacacacgagcacacacacacacacacacacacacacacacacacacacgagacacacacacacacacacacacacacacacacagagcacacacacacacacacacacacagacacacacacacacacagacacacacacacacacacacacagacacacacacacacacacacacacacagcacacacacagacacacacacacacacacagagacacacacacacacacacagacacacacacacacagacacacacacacacacacacacacacacacatacacagtatt encodes:
- the zbtb25 gene encoding zinc finger and BTB domain-containing protein 25 is translated as MEVSSHSIFLLQQLNVQREFGFLCDCTVAIGNVYFKAHRAVLAAFSNYFKMIFIHQSSECIKIQPTDIQPDVFSFLLHIMYTGVCPKQPVDQCRLQEGIKFLHAYQLCRKPGEGTPEAAADMVRMSNLYGIQISSQLATKEAAGAPKSADSVSCGAQEDGRRGRALAIGLEGIPSERQAALRNVCSVASGGDSDISARVKQERVEEEEEDGEEAQGAESQGSSPGFRERALALLCPRCGERCSSPEDLREHLFSHALDPARLVEGLSQDAGAEQLPTGGAEQLDAGCLEEALRQSQALANQLAAELRRSRGGAGEGGATAATAGVLHSRKRKIACAVCSMRFSHKSQLQEHMYSHTGKPARHQRYNRLCSQLCHASAHFCEAAAEAGAASGEGGGLCEDANRDAQDNGSSCYSLDSEVSQESADGAAVE